In Prunus dulcis chromosome 2, ALMONDv2, whole genome shotgun sequence, a single genomic region encodes these proteins:
- the LOC117618387 gene encoding probable LRR receptor-like serine/threonine-protein kinase At3g47570: MGFPPGMVIRVWSIFMQLFLLTSASSRLVGHEVDRLSLLAFKAEIMSDTMGILSSWNEFLHSCEWPGVFCGHRHRRVTVLDLQSSQLKGSLSPHIGNLSFLRTLRLQNNSFSGTIPQEIGRLFRLQMLSFDNNSFSGAIPSSISRCSNLQYLSLFGNTLSGKIPIEIGSLSKLQVLNLGTNNLSGEIPSAFSNLSSLEMLDVQQNNLHGGIPSSLGQLKSLKYLALGTNNLYGTIPPSIYNLSSIKLISVIANRLHGTLPPGLGHTIFPNLESFSFHMNRFSGPIPITISNASNLKFFGISVNIFTGRVPSLARISNLFRVEMDSNSLGNNEDGDLDFLSSLVNCTNLERLDISGNNFGGLLPDSISNLSTKLTVLKLGMNQIRGSIPVGIGNLINLGVLDFKVNLLRAGIPSSICNLNKLYDLLLNHNELSGALPSSLGNLTSLGRLNLMSNHLQGSIPPSLGECRNLLALVLSQNNLSGPIPPEVIRLSSLSVLDLSSNHFTGSIPIDVRYLVSLTSLALSENKLSGELPNAIGNCMSLKSLHLEGNFLRGTIPEDWSSLRGIEDFDLSRNNLSGRIPYYLGSFDFLRNLNLSFNDLEGAVPMRGVFQNTSALSIMGNKRLCGGICLLGLPRRRIISNESKQEWRRVLKSIAIGGVIGLGLLLCFVLLNLSKKALRFVLLYPSRKARVKPTSGSSWGVSLLKVSYADLLKATNGFSTRNLIGAGSFGCVYRGILNEEERIVAVKVLNVHSSRESFIAECEALKNIRHRNIVKLLTACASIDFQGNDFKALVYEFMMNGSLEEWLHISADRVAGAPIVQGHLNLIQRVSIAIDVANALNYLHNHSHMPIIHCDLKPSNVLLQGDMTACVADFGLAKYLPYASRSLPLHENTSNVIKGSIGYIAPEYGVGNDVSIYGDVYCYGILLLEMLTGKRPTDEMFKDDLNLHNFVRMALPERVEEICDPVLLQRKESSTCSNATNNRNNIDDDQGLRVRKCLVIVARIGVACSADFPRERMDIGNVVDELCLARDVLTGTWIPRKHMIAT, translated from the exons ATGGGGTTCCCTCCAGGTATGGTTATAAGAGTTTGGTCAATTTTCATGCAACTCTTCCTCCTAACTTCAGCCTCCTCACGTTTAGTAGGACATGAGGTGGATAGGCTGTCTTTGCTTGCCTTTAAAGCTGAAATCATGAGTGATACCATGGGTATCCTTAGCTCCTGGAACGAATTCCTGCACTCGTGTGAATGGCCAGGCGTTTTTTGTGGCCACAGACACCGGAGAGTCACAGTGCTGGACCTCCAATCAAGCCAGCTCAAGGGTAGCCTGTCTCcccacatcggaaacttgAGCTTTCTCAGGACATTGCGTCTCCAAAACAATAGCTTCAGCGGCACCATCCCTCAAGAAATTGGTCGTTTGTTCCGGCTACAGATGCTGAGTTTTGATAACAACTCCTTCAGTGGTGCTATTCCATCCAGCATATCGCGTTGCTCTAACCTCCAATACCTTAGTTTATTTGGAAACACTCTTAGTGGCAAAATTCCAATTGAAATTGGCTCATTGTCCAAGCTTCAGGTACTTAATTTAGGCACAAACAATTTAAGTGGGGAAATCCCATCTGCCTTTTCAAATCTTTCTTCTCTTGAGATGCTAGATGTGCAACAAAATAATCTGCATGGAGGTATTCCAAGTAGCCTTGGCCAGTtgaaaagtttaaaatatctCGCATTGGGTACAAATAATTTGTATGGCACAATCCCTCCCTCCATATACAACCTCTCTTCAATTAAACTCATTTCTGTGATTGCAAACCGACTTCATGGAACTCTTCCTCCTGGCTTGGGCCACACTATATTTCCAAACCTTGAATCCTTTTCATTCCATATGAACCGATTCAGTGGACCAATACCAATTACAATCTCCAACGCATCCAACcttaaattttttggtatCTCAGTAAATATTTTTACCGGAAGAGTGCCTAGTCTGGCAAGGATCTCCAATCTGTTTCGGGTAGAAATGGACAGTAACAGTCTTGGAAATAATGAGGATGGTGACTTggattttctctcttctcttgtTAATTGCACCAATTTAGAGCGTTTGGATATTAGTGGCAATAATTTTGGAGGACTGCTACCTGACTCTATCAGCAACCTCTCAACAAAGCTCACGGTACTGAAACTGGGAATGAATCAGATACGCGGTAGCATTCCTGTTGGGATTGGAAATCTCATCAACTTGGGGGTTCTAGACTTTAAGGTAAACCTATTGAGGGCCGGTATACCAAGCTCAATATGTAATCTAAATAAACTGTATGATCTGTTGTTGAATCACAATGAGCTGTCAGGTGCTCTTCCATCTTCTCTAGGCAATCTAACTTCGTTAGGCAGATTAAATCTCATGTCAAACCACTTACAAGGAAGCATACCACCAAGTCTTGGTGAATGCAGGAATTTGCTAGCTTTGGttctttctcaaaataatCTTAGCGGTCCCATTCCACCAGAAGTCATCCGTTTGTCATCCTTGTCAGTTTTGGATCTATCCAGTAACCATTTTACTGGTTCCATTCCCATTGACGTGCGTTACTTGGTGAGTCTTACTTCCTTGGCTCTTTCCGAAAACAAATTATCTGGTGAGCTTCCAAACGCTATAGGGAATTGCATGAGTTTGAAAAGTTTGCATTTGGAAGGAAATTTTTTGCGAGGGACCATTCCTGAAGATTGGAGTTCTCTGAGAGGAATTGAAGATTTTGACCTTTCTCGTAACAACTTGTCTGGAAGAATTCCCTACTATTTGGGGAGTTTCGACtttttaagaaatttgaaCCTATCATTTAATGATTTAGAAGGCGCAGTACCGATGAGAGGAGTTTTCCAAAATACAAGTGCGCTTTCTATCATGGGTAACAAAAGGCTATGTGGAGGTATATGTCTGCTAGGATTGCCCCGACGCCGAATTATTTCCAATGAATCTAAGCAAGAATGGCGGAGAGTACTTAAATCAATTGCTATTGGGGGAGTTATTGGACTTGGCTTACTCTTGTGCTTTGTGCTTcttaatttatcaaaaaaagCATTGCGCTTTGTGCTTCTTTATCCATCAAGAAAAGCAAGAGTGAAGCCAACTTCAGGATCATCATGGGGGGTTTCACTCTTGAAAGTGTCATATGCAGATCTCCTCAAAGCAACTAATGGTTTTTCTACTCGGAATTTGATTGGTGCTGGTAGTTTTGGTTGTGTGTACAGGGGAATTCTCAATGAGGAAGAAAGAATTGTTGCAGTCAAAGTACTCAATGTTCATAGTTCAAGAGAAAGCTTTATAGCTGAATGTGAAGCCTTGAAAAACATTAGGCACCGAAATATTGTCAAACTATTGACTGCGTGTGCAAGTATCGATTTTCAAGGAAACGATTTTAAAGCTTTGGTTTATGAATTCATGATGAATGGTAGTCTAGAAGAGTGGCTGCACATTTCAGCTGACAGAGTAGCTGGGGCACCCATTGTGCAGGGGCATTTGAATCTTATTCAGAGGGTAAGCATTGCCATTGATGTAGCCAATGCTCTGAATTATTTGCACAACCACTCTCACATGCCAATAATTCATTGTGATTTAAAGCCCAGCAATGTTCTCCTGCAAGGTGACATGACTGCCTGTGTTGCTGATTTTGGTTTAGCAAAGTACCTCCCGTATGCTTCACGTTCACTTCCTTTACATGAAAACACTTCCAATGTCATAAAGGGTTCCATAGGCTATATTGCCCCAG AGTACGGTGTGGGAAACGATGTGTCAATATATGGAGATGTGTATTGCTACGGAATCCTGCTATTGGAGATGCTTACAGGCAAGAGGCCTACGGATGAAATGTTTAAAGATGATCTGAACCTGCACAACTTTGTGAGAATGGCTTTGCCTGAACGTGTAGAAGAAATATGTGATCCGGTGCTTcttcaaagaaaagaaagcagCACTTGTAGTAATGCCACAAACAATAGGAACAATATCGATGATGATCAAGGACTAAGAGTGAGGAAGTGCTTGGTTATCGTTGCGAGGATAGGAGTTGCTTGCTCTGCAGATTTTCCGAGAGAGCGGATGGATATTGGCAATGTTGTAGATGAATTATGCTTAGCAAGGGATGTACTAACCGGAACCTGGATTCCTAGAAAGCATATGATCGCCACCTAA
- the LOC117619920 gene encoding clathrin light chain 2-like, whose product MASFTQPEDDSVPTTGSTRPFDDDGYLGYDPRLPSVRFDSFVATNFADSESVKDSATDSPLFHGSAVDDSYAAQQATEGLSPPSIYPESNGQGFDGGFGESNDPILPPPSDMLPEEGFALREWRRQNAIELEEKEKREKELLNQIIEEANEFKIDFYQKRKITCENNKAANREREKLFLASQEKFHAEVDKNYWKAVADLIPNEVPAIEKKRGKKDQEKKPSIIVVQGPKPGKPTELSRMRQILLKLKHNTPPHLKPTPPAPAPANDAKPSSSSAPPKAAAVVAAPEAVVAAA is encoded by the exons ATGGCTTCGTTCACTCAACCCGAAGACGACTCAGTTCCGACCACCGGGTCAACTCGCCCATTCGACGACGATGGTTACCTAGGCTACGACCCCCGCCTCCCCTCCGTACGATTCGACTCCTTCGTCGCCACTAACTTTGCCGACTCGGAGTCGGTCAAGGATTCGGCCACTGACTCGCCGCTCTTCCACGGCTCCGCCGTAGATGACTCGTACGCCGCTCAGCAGGCTACGGAGGGCCTTTCTCCTCCTTCGATCTACCCTGAATCGAACGGCCAGGGTTTCGATGGAGGGTTCGGCGAATCCAACGATCCGATTTTGCCGCCTCCGTCGGATATGCTGCCTGAGGAAGGCTTTGCTCTCAGAGAGTGGAGGAG ACAGAATGCAATTGAGCtggaggagaaggagaagagggAAAAGGAGTTGTTAAACCAAATAATTGAGGAAGCAAATGAATTCAAGATTGACTTCTAccagaagaggaagatcaCTTGTGAGAATAACAAAGCTGCTAACAGGGAAAGGGAGAAG CTGTTCCTCGCCAGTCAAGAGAAGTTCCATGCTGAGGTAGACAAGAACTACTGGAAGGCAGTTGCAGATCTCATTCCCAATGAGGTGCCAGCtatagagaagaagagagggaaGAAGGATCAGGAAAAGAAACCTTCCATTATCGTGGTACAAGGTCCAAAGCCTGGAAAGCCAACTGAACTTTCAAGGATGAGGCAGatacttttaaaattgaaGCATAATACGCCTCCCCACCTTAAGCCTACACCCCCAGCACCAGCCCCTGCTAATGATGCTAAACCCAGTAGTTCTTCTGCTCCACCCAAGGCTGCTGCTGTGGTTGCTGCCCCTGAGGCTGTAGTTGCTGCTGCATAA
- the LOC117619921 gene encoding clathrin light chain 2-like, which produces MASFSQPEDDSVPTTGSTRPFDDDGYLGYDPRLPSVRFDSFVATNFADSESVKDSATDSPLFHGSAVDDAYPAQQATEGLSSPSIYPESNGQGFDGGFGESNDPILPPPSDMLPEEGFALREWRRQNAIELEEKEKREKELLNQIIEEANEFKIDFYQKRKITCENNKAANREREKLFLASQEKFHAEVDKNYWKAVADLIPNEVPAIEKKRGKKDQEKKPSIIVVQGPKPGKPTELSRMRQILLKLKHNTPPHLKPTPPAPAPANDAKPSSSSAPPKAAAVAAAPEAVVAAA; this is translated from the exons ATGGCTTCGTTCAGTCAACCCGAAGACGACTCAGTTCCAACCACCGGGTCAACTCGCCCATTCGACGACGATGGTTACCTAGGCTACGACCCCCGTCTCCCCTCCGTGCGATTCGACTCCTTCGTCGCCACTAACTTTGCCGACTCGGAGTCGGTCAAGGATTCGGCCACTGACTCGCCGCTCTTCCACGGCTCCGCCGTAGATGACGCGTACCCCGCTCAGCAGGCGACGGAGGGCCTTTCTTCTCCGTCGATCTACCCTGAATCGAACGGCCAGGGCTTCGATGGAGGGTTCGGCGAATCCAACGATCCGATTTTGCCGCCTCCGTCGGATATGCTGCCTGAGGAAGGCTTTGCTCTCAGAGAGTGGAGGAG ACAGAATGCAATTGAGCtggaggagaaggagaagagggAAAAGGAGTTGTTAAACCAAATAATTGAGGAAGCAAATGAATTCAAGATTGACTTCTAccagaagaggaagatcaCTTGTGAGAATAACAAAGCTGCTAACAGGGAAAGGGAGAAG CTGTTCCTGGCCAGTCAAGAGAAGTTCCATGCTGAGGTAGACAAGAACTACTGGAAGGCAGTTGCAGATCTCATTCCCAATGAGGTGCCAGCtatagagaagaagagagggaaGAAGGATCAGGAAAAGAAACCTTCCATTATTGTGGTACAAGGTCCAAAGCCTGGAAAGCCAACTGAACTTTCAAGGATGAGGCAGatacttttaaaattgaaGCATAATACGCCTCCCCACCTTAAGCCTACACCCCCAGCACCAGCCCCTGCTAATGATGCTAAACCCAGTAGTTCTTCTGCTCCACCCAAGGCTGCTGCTGTGGCAGCCGCCCCTGAGGCTGTAGTTGCTGCTGCATAA
- the LOC117619918 gene encoding flocculation protein FLO11 isoform X3 produces the protein MESHRTMMSQLGTPKARPTALKSRLANPQPEPVARSNLVSKQSTSSPGLSSSSSGTRRPSSSGGPGSRAATPTGRPTLTSAPRPSRSSTPTSRASLPLNKSTNSAAKPTVPTTKSTIPAPKSTISATKSTIPSRSSTPSRSMARSSTPTSRPTVPPPKSASSSRASTPTRRPSMPSTTPSISAPPSRSSPSVSKPVPATARNPVPSRGASPTVKSRPWKPSEMPGFSLDAPPNLRTTLPDRPLSASRGRPGAPSSRSSSVEPGSNGRPRRQSCSPSRGRAPNGISHTSGSSVPAFSRGHSKVNDNVSPVLIGTKMVERVINMRKLAPPKQEDKHSPHGNHSGKSSSSPDSSGFGRTLSKKSLDMAIRHMDIRRSIPGNLRPLMTNIPASSMYSVRSGPARSRTVSVSDSPLATSSNASSEVSVNNNGICLDGSEVEDNGSERGGRSPASVRGR, from the exons ATGGAATCACATAGGACCATGATGAGTCAGCTTGGAACCCCAAAGGCTCGTCCTACTGCACTCAAATCTAGA TTAGCAAACCCCCAGCCAGAACCTGTTGCTAGGAGCAACTTAGTGTCTAAACAATCAACTTCTTCCCCTGGGTTGAGTTCTTCAAGTTCAGGGACCCGGAGGCCCTCATCATCAGGAGGTCCAGGATCGAGAGCTGCAACACCAACTGGACGCCCCACATTGACTTCTGCGCCTAGACCTTCAAGATCGTCAACACCTACTTCTCGAGCAAGCTTGCCATTAAACAAGTCCACAAATTCTGCAGCTAAGCCTACAGTTCCCACAACAAAATCCACAATTCCTGCACCTAAATCTACCATTTCTGCAACTAAATCTACTATTCCCTCAAGATCCTCTACACCGTCAAGGTCTATGGCAAGATCTTCAACACCAACTTCCAGACCCACTGTACCCCCACCCAAGTCTGCATCAAGTTCAAGAGCATCAACACCAACTCGTCGACCGTCCATGCCATCCACTACACCTAGTATATCAGCTCCTCCATCAAGGTCCTCTCCATCAGTTTCCAAGCCAGTTCCTGCAACAGCAAGAAATCCAGTGCCATCACGTGGTGCGTCCCCTACAGTGAAATCTAGACCATGGAAGCCCTCAGAAATGCCTGGTTTCTCACTTGATGCTCCACCAAATTTAAGGACAACACTTCCTGATAGACCACTTTCAGCCTCTAGAGGTAGGCCTGGAGCACCCAGTTCTCGATCTTCTTCTGTTGAGCCTGGTTCTAATGGAAGACCAAGACGGCAATCATGCTCTCCTTCAAGAGGACGGGCTCCCAATGGCATTAGTCATACAAGTGGGAGCTCTGTTCCTGCATTCAGTCGGGGGCATTCTAAAGTTAATGACAATGTGAGCCCTGTTTTAATTGGAACAAAAATGGTCGAGAGGGTAATAAATATGAGGAAACTGGCACCACCAAAGCAAGAGGACAAACATTCTCCTCATGGTAACCACTCTGGGAAGTCATCTTCATCCCCAGACAGCTCAGGCTTTGGTAGAACACTCTCAAAGAAATCCCTTGATATGGCTATACGCCACATG GACATAAGGCGAAGCATTCCAGGTAATTTACGACCTTTAATGACAAATATTCCTGCATCCTCTATGTACAGTGTGAGATCAGGGCCTGCGCGAAGCAGAACGGTTAGTGTTTCAGATTCTCCTCTTGCCACTAGCAGTAATGCTAGCTCCGAAGTCAGTGTAAACAACAATGGCATTTGTTTAGATGGGAGTGAAGTAGAAGATAATGGCAGTGAGAGAGGTGGTCGATCTCCTGCTAGTGTGCGGGGTAGGTAA